A stretch of DNA from Deltaproteobacteria bacterium:
CGCCGCCCGCGCTGCGGCTGCCCGCGCCGGAGCTCGGCCAGCACACGGAAGAGGTGCTGGTCGGGCTCGGCTACTCGCGCGGCCACATCGCGGCCTTGCGCGAGCGAGGGGTAATCTGACGTGGCGGGCATCCTGGCCGCCGGCGCCTCCGTGCCGCGCTACCGGCTTCCGCGCGAGCTGATCGCCAAGGAGTGGGGCGGGACGTCGGCGGGTGGCGAGAAGGCCGTGGCCAACCACGACGAGGACAGCCTCACGCTCGCCGTGAACGCCACGCTCGCGCTCGGCAGCGAGGACCCCCGTCCCGACGCCGTCTTCTTCGCGACGACGACGGCGCCCTATGTCGAGAAGCAGGCGGCGGCGACGATCGCGACGGTCCTCGATCTGCCGGCCTCGGTCCGCACGCTCGACTTCACCGACACGCTGCGCGCCGGCACCTCCGCCGTGCTGGCCGCGCTCGACGCCATCGCGGGCGGCAGCGCCGCGCGCGTCCTGGTGGCGGCGGGCGACTGCCGTCTCGCCGAGCCCGACTCGCCGACCGAGCAGAACCTCGGCGACGCGGGCGCCGCGCTGCTGCTCGGGGCCGATCCCGGCCTCGCCGAGGTGGTGGCGACCCACACGGTCGCCGACGAGTTCCTCGGCACCTGGCGCACCCGGGAGCAGGAGTTCCCGCGCGCCTTCCCCGGCGCCTTCGAGGCGAAGTTCGGCTACGGCCGGGTGATCGGCGAGGTGGTGAAGGGCGTCCTCGCCAAGGCGCGGCTCGAGCCGCGCCAGCTGGCAACCGTCATCCTGCCGACGCCGACCCCGCGCGCCCCGCAGGCCGTCGCCAAGGCGGCCGGGCTCGACGCGAAGCGCCAGCTCCAGGAGAGCTTCTGGACGACGCTCGGCGACACGGGCGCCGCGCAGCCGCTCCTCATGCTCGCCGCCGCCCTCGAGCGCGCCAAGGCCGGCGACCTGATCCTCGCCGTCGGCTACGGCGACGGCGCGGACGCGATCGTGCTGCGCGCCACCGGCCGGCCGATTCCCGCCGGTCAGGGTGTGGCGCGCCAGATCGAGGTGAAGCGCACGCTGCCGTCCTACGGGCGCTACGCGCGCTTCCGGAAGCTCGTGCGCAAGGAGACGGTCACGAGCGACGTGTCGTCGCCCGTCATCCTGTGGCGCGACCGCAAGGAGCTCCTGCCGCTCTACGGCGGCCGGTGCCCGCGCTGCGGCACGGTGCAGTTCCCGAAGCACCGGCTGTGCGTCGAGTGCGCGGACCCGAACGGCCTCGAGGAGGTGAAGCTCGCGCGGCGCGGGCGGCTCTTCACCTTCACGAACGACTACCTGACCGAGAGCCCGGACCCTCCGGTGACGCATGCGGTCGTCGACCTCGACGGCGGCGGGCGGCTCTACGTGCAGCTCACGGACTGCGAGCCCGAGCGGGTCGAGATCGACATGCCGCTCGAGCTGACGTTCCGGAAGATCCACGAGGCCGGCGGGTTCAACAACTACTTCTGGAAAGCGAGGCCCCAATGAACATCCGTGATCGTGTCGCCGTGGTCGGCGTCGGCTGCAGCAAGTTCGGCGAGCACTACGACCGCTCGGCGGAGGACCTGGTGGTCGAGGCGGCGTTCGAGGCCTACCGCGACGCGGGCATCGAGCCGGCGCGGATCGAGGCCGCGTGGGTCGGGACGCTGGAGAGCGGTTATTCGGGGACGGCGCTCGCCGATCCGCTGAAGCTCTACGACAGACCGATCACCCGCGTGGAGAACTACTGCGCCTCGGGCATGGACGCCTTCCGCAACGCCTGCCTGGCGGTGGCCGCGGGCATGTACGAGTGCGTGCTCGCCCTCGGCTTCGAGAAGCTGCGCGACTCGGGCCGGCGTGGCCTCGGCACCTTCGGCGCGCATCCGGTCGTCGGGCACGGGACGACGGCCCCGAGCCTCTTCGCCATGGCGGCCAACCGCTACTTCAAGACCTACGGCGTCACCAAGGAGGCGCTCGCCAAGGTGGCGGTCAAGAACCACCACAACGGGACCATGTCGCCGAAGGCGCACTTCCAGATGGAGGTGACCGAGGAGCAGGTGCTGGGCGCACCGCTCATCTGCAGCCCGCTCGGCCTCTTCGACTGCTGCCCGACGACCGACGGGGCGGCGGCGGCGATCGTGTGCCGCGCCGACGTCGCCCGGTCGGTCCGCCCCGACCCGATCCTGGTGAAGGGGCTCGGTCTCGCCGTCACCTCGGGCGAGCCGTATCTGAAGCCGGGCTTCGCCTACACCGGCTTCCCCGCCACCCGCCGGGCCGCGCAGTCGGCGTACGAGCAGGCGGGCATCACGCCGAAGGACCTCGACCTGGCCGAGGTGCACGACTGCTTCACGATCACGGAGATCCTGAACTACGAGGACCTGGGACTCTGTCCCGCCGGCGAGGGCTGGCGCTATGTCGCCGAGGGCCGGGCGTCGATCGGCGGCGAGGTGCCGGTCAACCCGAGCGGCGGCCTCAAGTCCTTCGGCCATCCGATCGGCGCGACCGGCGTCCGCATGATCTACGAGGTCTGCCAGCAGCTCTGGCACAAGGCGGGCGCGCGCCAGGTGAAGGATGCCGCGGTCGGCCTGGCGCACAACCTCGGGGGCCCCGGCGCGGTCGGCTGCGTCACCGTGCTCGCCAACGCCTG
This window harbors:
- a CDS encoding hydroxymethylglutaryl-CoA synthase family protein, which encodes MAGILAAGASVPRYRLPRELIAKEWGGTSAGGEKAVANHDEDSLTLAVNATLALGSEDPRPDAVFFATTTAPYVEKQAAATIATVLDLPASVRTLDFTDTLRAGTSAVLAALDAIAGGSAARVLVAAGDCRLAEPDSPTEQNLGDAGAALLLGADPGLAEVVATHTVADEFLGTWRTREQEFPRAFPGAFEAKFGYGRVIGEVVKGVLAKARLEPRQLATVILPTPTPRAPQAVAKAAGLDAKRQLQESFWTTLGDTGAAQPLLMLAAALERAKAGDLILAVGYGDGADAIVLRATGRPIPAGQGVARQIEVKRTLPSYGRYARFRKLVRKETVTSDVSSPVILWRDRKELLPLYGGRCPRCGTVQFPKHRLCVECADPNGLEEVKLARRGRLFTFTNDYLTESPDPPVTHAVVDLDGGGRLYVQLTDCEPERVEIDMPLELTFRKIHEAGGFNNYFWKARPQ
- a CDS encoding acetyl-CoA acetyltransferase, whose product is MNIRDRVAVVGVGCSKFGEHYDRSAEDLVVEAAFEAYRDAGIEPARIEAAWVGTLESGYSGTALADPLKLYDRPITRVENYCASGMDAFRNACLAVAAGMYECVLALGFEKLRDSGRRGLGTFGAHPVVGHGTTAPSLFAMAANRYFKTYGVTKEALAKVAVKNHHNGTMSPKAHFQMEVTEEQVLGAPLICSPLGLFDCCPTTDGAAAAIVCRADVARSVRPDPILVKGLGLAVTSGEPYLKPGFAYTGFPATRRAAQSAYEQAGITPKDLDLAEVHDCFTITEILNYEDLGLCPAGEGWRYVAEGRASIGGEVPVNPSGGLKSFGHPIGATGVRMIYEVCQQLWHKAGARQVKDAAVGLAHNLGGPGAVGCVTVLANA